GGCGTTGCGGGATTCGACATAATCGCCGGAAATCTGTTGCGCGTTGCCTGTTGACGCCATCGCCAACACGCTCAAACACAGAGAAGCAAGGATGAACATTCTACGCATCTTTTCTGCTCCTATTGATATTAAATTTAGATTGACTCTAAGTTTTGAATTTATCTTTGTGATGCGGGCGCGTCAAGCGAAAGGTTGACGCCTGGGGCTTGCGCTTGAGGGTTTATTGATTGGCAAACTTACTCTGAATTTTCGCGCCTCGCATCATTGATAAATTTATGGTTTCGCCTCGAAAATTATATTGAATGGCGTTTCTGTGGCGCGGCGAAATTGGCGGAATCCGCCCTGCATGACAACATCACGAAGTTTGGCTTCACCGGCTTGTGCGCCCAGCGCCAGACCAACCTCCTGCGCCAGCGATGCAGGGGTGCAAATCAACGTCGATGCCGAATAAAAAACGCGCCCGACAGGGTTGAGGTTTTCGGCAGCATCATCATTAGCGAATGGCTCAACAATCATCCAGGTGCCATCCGCTTTCAGGGATTGCAACACGTGCGCGGCGGCTCCCACGGGGTCGCCCATATCGTGAAGGCAATCAAAAAAAGTGACGAAGTCATAATCATTTCCCGGATATTGTTTCGCAGCGGCGACTTTAAAAGTCACCCGGTCTTCAACTCCTGCGGCGGTTGCGCGCTCCTTGGCTTTTTCAATGGACGCCGGATGATAATCAAATCCCAAAAACGTTGAATTGGGAAAGGCTTGAGCCATGAGAATGGTTGACGAACCGTGACCGCAACCGACATCCGCGACCTTCGCGCCATCCCGCAATTTCATCTCCACGCCATCCAAAGTTGGTATCCACGCATTCATTAAATTGGCAGCATAACCAGGGCGGAAAAACCGCTCGGTTCCCAGGAATAAATCGGCGTGATGTTCATGCCATCCGAAACCTTCGCCGGTACGAAACGCCTGAGCAATTTTTGGCG
This genomic stretch from Acidobacteriota bacterium harbors:
- a CDS encoding class I SAM-dependent methyltransferase, whose amino-acid sequence is MSINEDKLHELLGKGVNDFGATMAAAMVVIGDELGLYKALAEGGAQTSTELAERTQTAERYVREWLASQAASGYVSYDAENKKFYLTEEQAFIFANDNSPAFLPGAFQVALAATKAAPKIAQAFRTGEGFGWHEHHADLFLGTERFFRPGYAANLMNAWIPTLDGVEMKLRDGAKVADVGCGHGSSTILMAQAFPNSTFLGFDYHPASIEKAKERATAAGVEDRVTFKVAAAKQYPGNDYDFVTFFDCLHDMGDPVGAAAHVLQSLKADGTWMIVEPFANDDAAENLNPVGRVFYSASTLICTPASLAQEVGLALGAQAGEAKLRDVVMQGGFRQFRRATETPFNIIFEAKP